One Lutra lutra chromosome 18, mLutLut1.2, whole genome shotgun sequence genomic window carries:
- the GRID2IP gene encoding delphilin isoform X2, which produces MGKDQGFSRHFRIFIPKKHRARFDEVVSQGLLGKLCRARRAQGAQGLRRSRSEERPERLLVSTRASAAPRRPDEPPPRKAASLLGGRAGPGGTRRTVRVYKGNKSFGFTLRGHGPVWIESVLPGSPADNASLKSGDQILFLNGLDMRNCSHDKVVSMLQGSGAMPTLVVEEGLVPFASDSDSLDSPNPSSALTSLQWVAEILPSSIRVQGRTFSQQLEHLLTPPERYGICRALESFFQHRNIDTLIVDIYPVLDTPAKQVLWRFIYQLLTYEEQELCQEKIACFLGYTAMTEPEPELDLEPELEPEPEPVPELQRRSSLRASSMCRRSLRSQGLEASLSCGPGDCPEMPLPLIPGERQAGDGTSLPETPNPKMMSAVYAELESRLNSSFKGKVGTTSRSRASPPVPSPAGPAGPRTLSSISWPSERLLPSPCYYPLCSGGLASPSSSESHPYASLDSSRAPSPQPDPGPIRSDSPPSPDPPRPPSRRKLFTFSRPVQSRDTDRFLDVLSEQLGPRVTVVDDFLSPENDYEEMSFHDDQGSFVTNERSSASECISSSEEGSSLTYSSISDHIPPPPLSPPPPPPLPFHDPKPSSRTPDGPRGPSQTLAKPLTQLSHPVPPPPPPPLPPPVPCAPPMLSRGLGHRRSETSHMSVKRLRWEQVENSEGTIWGQLGEDSDYDKLSDMVKYLDLELHFGTQKPTKPMPGPEPFRKKEVVEILSHKKAYNTSILLAHLKLSPAELRQVLMSMEPRRLEPAHLAQLLLFAPDADEEQRYQAFREAPGRLSEPDQFVLQMLSVPEYKTRLRSLHFQATLQEKTEEIRGSLECLRQASLELRNSRKLAKILEFVLAMGNYLNDGQPKTNKTTGFKINFLTELNSTKTVDGKSTFLHILAKSLSQHFPELLGFAQDLPTVPLAAKVNQRALTSDLADLHGTISEIQAACQSMCPSSEDKFAVVMTSFLETAQPVLRALDGLQREAMEELGRALAFFGEDSKATTSEAFFGIFAEFMSKFERALSDLEAGDGLRSSGMVSPLAW; this is translated from the exons ATGGGGAAGGACCAGGGCTTCTCTCGGCACTTTCG GATCTTCATCCCCAAGAAGCACCGGGCGCGCTTCGACGAAGTGGTGTCGCAGGGTCTGCTGGGCAAGTTGTGCCGCGCTCGGCGGGCGCAAGGCGCGCAGGGGCTGCGCCGGAGCCGCAGCGAGGAGCGGCCGGAGCGCCTCCTGGTGTCCACTCGCGCCAGCGCGGCCCCGCGCCGCCCGGACGAGCCGCCACCGCGCAAGGCTGCCTCTCTGCTGGGCGGCCGTGCGGGCCCAGGGGGCACGCGCAG GACAGTACGAGTCTACAAGGGCAACAAGAGCTTCGGCTTCACGCTGCGCGGTCACGGGCCTGTCTGGATCGAGTCTGTCCTGCCTG GGAGCCCGGCTGACAATGCATCCCTCAAGTCAGGAGACCAGATCCTCTTCCTCAATGGACTGGACATGAG GAACTGCTCCCATGACAAGGTGGTGTCCATGCTTCAAGGCAGCGGCGCAATGCCCACactggtggtggaggaggggctcGTCCCATTTGCCAGCG ACTCCGATTCCTTGGATTCCCCCAACCCATCCTCGGCGCTCACCTCCTTGCAGTGGGTAGCAGAGATCCTGCCCTCCAGCATCCGGGTGCAGGGGAGGACTTTCAGCCAGCAGCTGGAACACCTCCTCACGCCTCCCGAGCGCTATGGGATCTGCCGGGCTCTGGAGAGCTTCTTTCAGCACAG GAACATTGACACCCTCATCGTGGACATCTACCCAGTGCTGGACACGCCGGCCAAGCAAGTTCTCTGGCGGTTCATCTACCAGCTGCTGACGTACGAGGAGCAGGAACTCTGCCAGGAGAAAATTGCGTGCTTCCTGGGCTACACGGCCATGACAG AGCCAGAGCCCGAGCTGGACCTGGAGCCAGAGCTAGAGCCGGAGCCCGAGCCGGTGCCTGAGCTGCAACGGCGCAGCTCACTGAGGGCTTCGTCCATGTGCCGCCGCAGCCTCCGGTCCCAGGGCCTGGAGGCCAGCCTCAGTTGCG GTCCCGGCGACTGCCCCGAGATGCCTCTTCCTCTAATTCCAGGCGAGCGCCAGGCGGGTGACGGCACGTCCCTCCCTGAGACCCCCAATCCTAAGATG ATGTCAGCTGTCTATGCAGAGCTCGAGTCCCGGCTGAACAGCAGCTTCAAAGGGAAGGTGGGGACCACGTCCAGATCCCGTGCCTCCCCACCAGTGCCCAGCCCGGCAGGCCCAGCAG gacccaggaccctgtcCAGCATCTCGTGGCCCAGCGAGCgactcctgccctccccctgctacTACCCACTGTGTTCAGGGGGCCTGGCCTCCCCCAGCAGCTCTGAGTCCCACCCCTACGCCAGCCTGGACAGCAGCAGGGCACCCTCCCCACAGCCAGACCCTGGGCCCATCCGCTCCGACAGCCCCCCAAGCCCGGACCCTCCCCGCCCGCCCAGCCGCAGGAAGCTCTTCACCTTCTCCCGCCCTGTGCAAAGCCGGGATACTGACCGCTTCCTGGATGTGCTGAGTGAGCAGCTGGGCCCCCGGGTCACTGTCGTGGATGACTTCCTGAGCCCTGAGAATGATTATGAGGAG ATGAGCTTCCACGATGACCAGGGAAGCTTCGTGACGAATGAGCGGAGCAGCGCTAGTGAGTGCATCAGCAGCAGTGAGGAGGGCAGCTCCCTGACCTACTCCTCCATCTCCgaccacatccccccacccccactcagccCCCCGCCTCCACCACCTCTGCCCTTCCATGACCCAAAGCCCAGCTCCCGCACCCCTGATGGTCCCCGGGGCCCTTCTCAGACACTGGCCAAGCCCCTCACCCAActcagccaccctgtccctccaccgcccccaccacccctgcccccaccggTGCCCTGTGCACCCCCCATGCTGTCCCGGGGCCTGGGCCACCGGCGAAGTGAGACCAGTCACATGAGCGTCAAGCGCCTGCGGTGGGAGCAGGTGGAGAACTCGGAAGGCACCATCTGGGGTCAG CTCGGGGAAGATTCTGACTATGACAAGCTGAGCGACATGGTGAAATATCTTGATTTGGAGCTCCATTTTGGCACCCAGAAACCTACTA AGCCAATGCCTGGGCCTGAGCCCTTCAGGAAAAAAGAGGTGGTGGAGATCCTGTCTCACAAGAAGGCCTACAACACCT CCATCCTGCTGGCTCACCTGAAGCTGAGCCCCGCGGAGCTGCGGCAGGTGCTCATGAGCATGGAGCCCCGGCGCCTGGAGCCCGCGCACCTGGCGCAGCTGCTGCTCTTCGCGCCCGACGCCGACGAGGAGCAGCGCTACCAGGCCTTCCGCGAGGCGCCCGGCCGCCTCAGCGAGCCCGACCAATTCGTCCTGCAG ATGCTCTCGGTTCCCGAATACAAAACCCGCTTGCGAAGCCTGCACTTCCAAGCCACCCTGCAAGAGAAGACGGAGGAGATCCGGGGCAGCCTGGAGTGCTTGCGCCAGGCCTCCCTTGAGCTCAGGAACAGCCGGAAGCTCGCCAAGATCCTGGAG TTTGTGTTGGCCATGGGCAACTATCTCAATGACGGACAGCCCAAAACCAACAAGACCACCGGCTTCAAGATCAACTTCCTGACAGAG CTGAACTCCACCAAGACTGTGGATGGGAAGTCCACCTTCCTGCACATCCTTGCCAAATCACTGAGCCAGCACTTTCCAGAACTCCTGGGCTTTGCTCAGGACCTGCCCACTGTGCCCCTGGCTGCCAAAG TGAACCAACGGGCCCTAACCAGTGATCTGGCTGACCTCCATGGCACCATCAGTGAGATACAGGCTGCTTGCCAGAGCATGTGCCCCTCCAGTGAGGACAAGTTTGCTGTGGTCATGACG TCCTTCCTAGAGACGGCCCAGCCGGTGTTGCGGGCCCTAGATGGGCTGCAGCGCGAGGCCATGGAGGAGCTGGGCAGGGCGCTGGCCTTCTTCGGTGAGGACTCCAAAGCCACCACCTCTGAGGCCTTCTTTGGCATCTTCGCAGAGTTCATGAGCAAGTTCGAG cGAGCACTCAGTGACCTGGAGGCTGGGGATGGCCTGCGCAGCTCGGGGATGGTTTCACCCCTGGCCTGGTGA
- the GRID2IP gene encoding delphilin isoform X3, which translates to MGKDQGFSRHFRIFIPKKHRARFDEVVSQGLLGKLCRARRAQGAQGLRRSRSEERPERLLVSTRASAAPRRPDEPPPRKAASLLGGRAGPGGTRRTVRVYKGNKSFGFTLRGHGPVWIESVLPGSPADNASLKSGDQILFLNGLDMRNCSHDKVVSMLQGSGAMPTLVVEEGLVPFASDSDSLDSPNPSSALTSLQWVAEILPSSIRVQGRTFSQQLEHLLTPPERYGICRALESFFQHRNIDTLIVDIYPVLDTPAKQVLWRFIYQLLTYEEQELCQEKIACFLGYTAMTAEPEPELDLEPELEPEPEPVPELQRRSSLRASSMCRRSLRSQGLEASLSCGERQAGDGTSLPETPNPKMMSAVYAELESRLNSSFKGKVGTTSRSRASPPVPSPAGPAGPRTLSSISWPSERLLPSPCYYPLCSGGLASPSSSESHPYASLDSSRAPSPQPDPGPIRSDSPPSPDPPRPPSRRKLFTFSRPVQSRDTDRFLDVLSEQLGPRVTVVDDFLSPENDYEEMSFHDDQGSFVTNERSSASECISSSEEGSSLTYSSISDHIPPPPLSPPPPPPLPFHDPKPSSRTPDGPRGPSQTLAKPLTQLSHPVPPPPPPPLPPPVPCAPPMLSRGLGHRRSETSHMSVKRLRWEQVENSEGTIWGQLGEDSDYDKLSDMVKYLDLELHFGTQKPTKPMPGPEPFRKKEVVEILSHKKAYNTSILLAHLKLSPAELRQVLMSMEPRRLEPAHLAQLLLFAPDADEEQRYQAFREAPGRLSEPDQFVLQMLSVPEYKTRLRSLHFQATLQEKTEEIRGSLECLRQASLELRNSRKLAKILEFVLAMGNYLNDGQPKTNKTTGFKINFLTELNSTKTVDGKSTFLHILAKSLSQHFPELLGFAQDLPTVPLAAKVNQRALTSDLADLHGTISEIQAACQSMCPSSEDKFAVVMTSFLETAQPVLRALDGLQREAMEELGRALAFFGEDSKATTSEAFFGIFAEFMSKFERALSDLEAGDGLRSSGMVSPLAW; encoded by the exons ATGGGGAAGGACCAGGGCTTCTCTCGGCACTTTCG GATCTTCATCCCCAAGAAGCACCGGGCGCGCTTCGACGAAGTGGTGTCGCAGGGTCTGCTGGGCAAGTTGTGCCGCGCTCGGCGGGCGCAAGGCGCGCAGGGGCTGCGCCGGAGCCGCAGCGAGGAGCGGCCGGAGCGCCTCCTGGTGTCCACTCGCGCCAGCGCGGCCCCGCGCCGCCCGGACGAGCCGCCACCGCGCAAGGCTGCCTCTCTGCTGGGCGGCCGTGCGGGCCCAGGGGGCACGCGCAG GACAGTACGAGTCTACAAGGGCAACAAGAGCTTCGGCTTCACGCTGCGCGGTCACGGGCCTGTCTGGATCGAGTCTGTCCTGCCTG GGAGCCCGGCTGACAATGCATCCCTCAAGTCAGGAGACCAGATCCTCTTCCTCAATGGACTGGACATGAG GAACTGCTCCCATGACAAGGTGGTGTCCATGCTTCAAGGCAGCGGCGCAATGCCCACactggtggtggaggaggggctcGTCCCATTTGCCAGCG ACTCCGATTCCTTGGATTCCCCCAACCCATCCTCGGCGCTCACCTCCTTGCAGTGGGTAGCAGAGATCCTGCCCTCCAGCATCCGGGTGCAGGGGAGGACTTTCAGCCAGCAGCTGGAACACCTCCTCACGCCTCCCGAGCGCTATGGGATCTGCCGGGCTCTGGAGAGCTTCTTTCAGCACAG GAACATTGACACCCTCATCGTGGACATCTACCCAGTGCTGGACACGCCGGCCAAGCAAGTTCTCTGGCGGTTCATCTACCAGCTGCTGACGTACGAGGAGCAGGAACTCTGCCAGGAGAAAATTGCGTGCTTCCTGGGCTACACGGCCATGACAG CAGAGCCAGAGCCCGAGCTGGACCTGGAGCCAGAGCTAGAGCCGGAGCCCGAGCCGGTGCCTGAGCTGCAACGGCGCAGCTCACTGAGGGCTTCGTCCATGTGCCGCCGCAGCCTCCGGTCCCAGGGCCTGGAGGCCAGCCTCAGTTGCG GCGAGCGCCAGGCGGGTGACGGCACGTCCCTCCCTGAGACCCCCAATCCTAAGATG ATGTCAGCTGTCTATGCAGAGCTCGAGTCCCGGCTGAACAGCAGCTTCAAAGGGAAGGTGGGGACCACGTCCAGATCCCGTGCCTCCCCACCAGTGCCCAGCCCGGCAGGCCCAGCAG gacccaggaccctgtcCAGCATCTCGTGGCCCAGCGAGCgactcctgccctccccctgctacTACCCACTGTGTTCAGGGGGCCTGGCCTCCCCCAGCAGCTCTGAGTCCCACCCCTACGCCAGCCTGGACAGCAGCAGGGCACCCTCCCCACAGCCAGACCCTGGGCCCATCCGCTCCGACAGCCCCCCAAGCCCGGACCCTCCCCGCCCGCCCAGCCGCAGGAAGCTCTTCACCTTCTCCCGCCCTGTGCAAAGCCGGGATACTGACCGCTTCCTGGATGTGCTGAGTGAGCAGCTGGGCCCCCGGGTCACTGTCGTGGATGACTTCCTGAGCCCTGAGAATGATTATGAGGAG ATGAGCTTCCACGATGACCAGGGAAGCTTCGTGACGAATGAGCGGAGCAGCGCTAGTGAGTGCATCAGCAGCAGTGAGGAGGGCAGCTCCCTGACCTACTCCTCCATCTCCgaccacatccccccacccccactcagccCCCCGCCTCCACCACCTCTGCCCTTCCATGACCCAAAGCCCAGCTCCCGCACCCCTGATGGTCCCCGGGGCCCTTCTCAGACACTGGCCAAGCCCCTCACCCAActcagccaccctgtccctccaccgcccccaccacccctgcccccaccggTGCCCTGTGCACCCCCCATGCTGTCCCGGGGCCTGGGCCACCGGCGAAGTGAGACCAGTCACATGAGCGTCAAGCGCCTGCGGTGGGAGCAGGTGGAGAACTCGGAAGGCACCATCTGGGGTCAG CTCGGGGAAGATTCTGACTATGACAAGCTGAGCGACATGGTGAAATATCTTGATTTGGAGCTCCATTTTGGCACCCAGAAACCTACTA AGCCAATGCCTGGGCCTGAGCCCTTCAGGAAAAAAGAGGTGGTGGAGATCCTGTCTCACAAGAAGGCCTACAACACCT CCATCCTGCTGGCTCACCTGAAGCTGAGCCCCGCGGAGCTGCGGCAGGTGCTCATGAGCATGGAGCCCCGGCGCCTGGAGCCCGCGCACCTGGCGCAGCTGCTGCTCTTCGCGCCCGACGCCGACGAGGAGCAGCGCTACCAGGCCTTCCGCGAGGCGCCCGGCCGCCTCAGCGAGCCCGACCAATTCGTCCTGCAG ATGCTCTCGGTTCCCGAATACAAAACCCGCTTGCGAAGCCTGCACTTCCAAGCCACCCTGCAAGAGAAGACGGAGGAGATCCGGGGCAGCCTGGAGTGCTTGCGCCAGGCCTCCCTTGAGCTCAGGAACAGCCGGAAGCTCGCCAAGATCCTGGAG TTTGTGTTGGCCATGGGCAACTATCTCAATGACGGACAGCCCAAAACCAACAAGACCACCGGCTTCAAGATCAACTTCCTGACAGAG CTGAACTCCACCAAGACTGTGGATGGGAAGTCCACCTTCCTGCACATCCTTGCCAAATCACTGAGCCAGCACTTTCCAGAACTCCTGGGCTTTGCTCAGGACCTGCCCACTGTGCCCCTGGCTGCCAAAG TGAACCAACGGGCCCTAACCAGTGATCTGGCTGACCTCCATGGCACCATCAGTGAGATACAGGCTGCTTGCCAGAGCATGTGCCCCTCCAGTGAGGACAAGTTTGCTGTGGTCATGACG TCCTTCCTAGAGACGGCCCAGCCGGTGTTGCGGGCCCTAGATGGGCTGCAGCGCGAGGCCATGGAGGAGCTGGGCAGGGCGCTGGCCTTCTTCGGTGAGGACTCCAAAGCCACCACCTCTGAGGCCTTCTTTGGCATCTTCGCAGAGTTCATGAGCAAGTTCGAG cGAGCACTCAGTGACCTGGAGGCTGGGGATGGCCTGCGCAGCTCGGGGATGGTTTCACCCCTGGCCTGGTGA
- the GRID2IP gene encoding delphilin isoform X1, with protein sequence MGKDQGFSRHFRIFIPKKHRARFDEVVSQGLLGKLCRARRAQGAQGLRRSRSEERPERLLVSTRASAAPRRPDEPPPRKAASLLGGRAGPGGTRRTVRVYKGNKSFGFTLRGHGPVWIESVLPGSPADNASLKSGDQILFLNGLDMRNCSHDKVVSMLQGSGAMPTLVVEEGLVPFASDSDSLDSPNPSSALTSLQWVAEILPSSIRVQGRTFSQQLEHLLTPPERYGICRALESFFQHRNIDTLIVDIYPVLDTPAKQVLWRFIYQLLTYEEQELCQEKIACFLGYTAMTAEPEPELDLEPELEPEPEPVPELQRRSSLRASSMCRRSLRSQGLEASLSCGPGDCPEMPLPLIPGERQAGDGTSLPETPNPKMMSAVYAELESRLNSSFKGKVGTTSRSRASPPVPSPAGPAGPRTLSSISWPSERLLPSPCYYPLCSGGLASPSSSESHPYASLDSSRAPSPQPDPGPIRSDSPPSPDPPRPPSRRKLFTFSRPVQSRDTDRFLDVLSEQLGPRVTVVDDFLSPENDYEEMSFHDDQGSFVTNERSSASECISSSEEGSSLTYSSISDHIPPPPLSPPPPPPLPFHDPKPSSRTPDGPRGPSQTLAKPLTQLSHPVPPPPPPPLPPPVPCAPPMLSRGLGHRRSETSHMSVKRLRWEQVENSEGTIWGQLGEDSDYDKLSDMVKYLDLELHFGTQKPTKPMPGPEPFRKKEVVEILSHKKAYNTSILLAHLKLSPAELRQVLMSMEPRRLEPAHLAQLLLFAPDADEEQRYQAFREAPGRLSEPDQFVLQMLSVPEYKTRLRSLHFQATLQEKTEEIRGSLECLRQASLELRNSRKLAKILEFVLAMGNYLNDGQPKTNKTTGFKINFLTELNSTKTVDGKSTFLHILAKSLSQHFPELLGFAQDLPTVPLAAKVNQRALTSDLADLHGTISEIQAACQSMCPSSEDKFAVVMTSFLETAQPVLRALDGLQREAMEELGRALAFFGEDSKATTSEAFFGIFAEFMSKFERALSDLEAGDGLRSSGMVSPLAW encoded by the exons ATGGGGAAGGACCAGGGCTTCTCTCGGCACTTTCG GATCTTCATCCCCAAGAAGCACCGGGCGCGCTTCGACGAAGTGGTGTCGCAGGGTCTGCTGGGCAAGTTGTGCCGCGCTCGGCGGGCGCAAGGCGCGCAGGGGCTGCGCCGGAGCCGCAGCGAGGAGCGGCCGGAGCGCCTCCTGGTGTCCACTCGCGCCAGCGCGGCCCCGCGCCGCCCGGACGAGCCGCCACCGCGCAAGGCTGCCTCTCTGCTGGGCGGCCGTGCGGGCCCAGGGGGCACGCGCAG GACAGTACGAGTCTACAAGGGCAACAAGAGCTTCGGCTTCACGCTGCGCGGTCACGGGCCTGTCTGGATCGAGTCTGTCCTGCCTG GGAGCCCGGCTGACAATGCATCCCTCAAGTCAGGAGACCAGATCCTCTTCCTCAATGGACTGGACATGAG GAACTGCTCCCATGACAAGGTGGTGTCCATGCTTCAAGGCAGCGGCGCAATGCCCACactggtggtggaggaggggctcGTCCCATTTGCCAGCG ACTCCGATTCCTTGGATTCCCCCAACCCATCCTCGGCGCTCACCTCCTTGCAGTGGGTAGCAGAGATCCTGCCCTCCAGCATCCGGGTGCAGGGGAGGACTTTCAGCCAGCAGCTGGAACACCTCCTCACGCCTCCCGAGCGCTATGGGATCTGCCGGGCTCTGGAGAGCTTCTTTCAGCACAG GAACATTGACACCCTCATCGTGGACATCTACCCAGTGCTGGACACGCCGGCCAAGCAAGTTCTCTGGCGGTTCATCTACCAGCTGCTGACGTACGAGGAGCAGGAACTCTGCCAGGAGAAAATTGCGTGCTTCCTGGGCTACACGGCCATGACAG CAGAGCCAGAGCCCGAGCTGGACCTGGAGCCAGAGCTAGAGCCGGAGCCCGAGCCGGTGCCTGAGCTGCAACGGCGCAGCTCACTGAGGGCTTCGTCCATGTGCCGCCGCAGCCTCCGGTCCCAGGGCCTGGAGGCCAGCCTCAGTTGCG GTCCCGGCGACTGCCCCGAGATGCCTCTTCCTCTAATTCCAGGCGAGCGCCAGGCGGGTGACGGCACGTCCCTCCCTGAGACCCCCAATCCTAAGATG ATGTCAGCTGTCTATGCAGAGCTCGAGTCCCGGCTGAACAGCAGCTTCAAAGGGAAGGTGGGGACCACGTCCAGATCCCGTGCCTCCCCACCAGTGCCCAGCCCGGCAGGCCCAGCAG gacccaggaccctgtcCAGCATCTCGTGGCCCAGCGAGCgactcctgccctccccctgctacTACCCACTGTGTTCAGGGGGCCTGGCCTCCCCCAGCAGCTCTGAGTCCCACCCCTACGCCAGCCTGGACAGCAGCAGGGCACCCTCCCCACAGCCAGACCCTGGGCCCATCCGCTCCGACAGCCCCCCAAGCCCGGACCCTCCCCGCCCGCCCAGCCGCAGGAAGCTCTTCACCTTCTCCCGCCCTGTGCAAAGCCGGGATACTGACCGCTTCCTGGATGTGCTGAGTGAGCAGCTGGGCCCCCGGGTCACTGTCGTGGATGACTTCCTGAGCCCTGAGAATGATTATGAGGAG ATGAGCTTCCACGATGACCAGGGAAGCTTCGTGACGAATGAGCGGAGCAGCGCTAGTGAGTGCATCAGCAGCAGTGAGGAGGGCAGCTCCCTGACCTACTCCTCCATCTCCgaccacatccccccacccccactcagccCCCCGCCTCCACCACCTCTGCCCTTCCATGACCCAAAGCCCAGCTCCCGCACCCCTGATGGTCCCCGGGGCCCTTCTCAGACACTGGCCAAGCCCCTCACCCAActcagccaccctgtccctccaccgcccccaccacccctgcccccaccggTGCCCTGTGCACCCCCCATGCTGTCCCGGGGCCTGGGCCACCGGCGAAGTGAGACCAGTCACATGAGCGTCAAGCGCCTGCGGTGGGAGCAGGTGGAGAACTCGGAAGGCACCATCTGGGGTCAG CTCGGGGAAGATTCTGACTATGACAAGCTGAGCGACATGGTGAAATATCTTGATTTGGAGCTCCATTTTGGCACCCAGAAACCTACTA AGCCAATGCCTGGGCCTGAGCCCTTCAGGAAAAAAGAGGTGGTGGAGATCCTGTCTCACAAGAAGGCCTACAACACCT CCATCCTGCTGGCTCACCTGAAGCTGAGCCCCGCGGAGCTGCGGCAGGTGCTCATGAGCATGGAGCCCCGGCGCCTGGAGCCCGCGCACCTGGCGCAGCTGCTGCTCTTCGCGCCCGACGCCGACGAGGAGCAGCGCTACCAGGCCTTCCGCGAGGCGCCCGGCCGCCTCAGCGAGCCCGACCAATTCGTCCTGCAG ATGCTCTCGGTTCCCGAATACAAAACCCGCTTGCGAAGCCTGCACTTCCAAGCCACCCTGCAAGAGAAGACGGAGGAGATCCGGGGCAGCCTGGAGTGCTTGCGCCAGGCCTCCCTTGAGCTCAGGAACAGCCGGAAGCTCGCCAAGATCCTGGAG TTTGTGTTGGCCATGGGCAACTATCTCAATGACGGACAGCCCAAAACCAACAAGACCACCGGCTTCAAGATCAACTTCCTGACAGAG CTGAACTCCACCAAGACTGTGGATGGGAAGTCCACCTTCCTGCACATCCTTGCCAAATCACTGAGCCAGCACTTTCCAGAACTCCTGGGCTTTGCTCAGGACCTGCCCACTGTGCCCCTGGCTGCCAAAG TGAACCAACGGGCCCTAACCAGTGATCTGGCTGACCTCCATGGCACCATCAGTGAGATACAGGCTGCTTGCCAGAGCATGTGCCCCTCCAGTGAGGACAAGTTTGCTGTGGTCATGACG TCCTTCCTAGAGACGGCCCAGCCGGTGTTGCGGGCCCTAGATGGGCTGCAGCGCGAGGCCATGGAGGAGCTGGGCAGGGCGCTGGCCTTCTTCGGTGAGGACTCCAAAGCCACCACCTCTGAGGCCTTCTTTGGCATCTTCGCAGAGTTCATGAGCAAGTTCGAG cGAGCACTCAGTGACCTGGAGGCTGGGGATGGCCTGCGCAGCTCGGGGATGGTTTCACCCCTGGCCTGGTGA